From Hydra vulgaris chromosome 07, alternate assembly HydraT2T_AEP, a single genomic window includes:
- the LOC100204953 gene encoding matrix metalloproteinase-24 isoform X2 yields MIISFLLLFLSIAAVSHGDFPANALDYLSDFGYYKRNNKDLGSMSGKKEVQNSVESFQRFLGLPVTGVIDKTTQEIMKKPRCGLKDIPDDKVNRKRRFNLQGSKWSKNNITWKLLNDNNDRLSRKEVETILENAFAKWEAVANLTFYKLSFSSKEQADIDVKFVHGEHGDGISFQPWHYIYAHAFYPLNNKGYSGDVHFNDKYNFNVKDKNGVNLYWVAIHEIGHSLGLYHSSAQSSLMYPYYRGTKDQNIQLDEDDKLGIQKLYGSKITPDTKNAQVTQNKTHTMTSKKHIKVQAIIYDQLTGITYVFNEDKYYKLSKNLNETHGPFDVSKLLTKITYVNGGFMNREKKLVFFQGTKYYMFESFTNTKLIDNGSIFDLFKGIKNNVEKIDGAFVAGDGTTYLFTGNDYYQYSSKQKTIESLPKKIAEYWKVPTNIDSVFVWGNGGIYFFKGLQFYRVHQNGGLLKDYPKNIDGAWLKVLMNV; encoded by the exons ATGATTATATcatttttgcttctttttttatcaattgcTGCAGTATCACATGGAGATTTCCCTGCAAATGCATtg gaTTATCTCAGTGACTTTGGTTATTACAAACGAAACAACAAAGATCTGGGTTCAATGTCAGGCAAAAAAGAAGTTCAGAATTCGGTTGAAAGTTTTCAAAGATTTCTGGGATTGCCTGTCACAGGAGTTATAGATAAAACAACACAGGAAATAATGAAAAAGCCTCGATGTGGATTAAAAGACATTCCTGATGACAAGGTTAATAGAAAGAGGAGGTTTAATCTCCAAGGAAGCAAGTggagtaaaaat aatattacgTGGAAACTCTTAAACGATAATAATGATAGATTATCACGCAAAGAGGTGGAAACTATACTCGAAAATGCTTTTGCAAAGTGGGAGGCTGTCGCAAACCTAACGTTTTACAAACTCAGTTTTTCAAGTAAAGAACAAGCAGATATAGATGTTAAATTTGTACACGGTGAGCATGGTGATGGTATTTCGTTTCAGCCTTGGCATTACATTTATGCACATGCTTTTTACCCTTTAAACAATAAAG GATATTCTGGTGACGTTCATTTCAACGacaaatataactttaatgttaaagataaaaatgGTGTTAACTTATATTGGGTTGCTATTCACGAGATCGGACACAGTTTAGGGTTATATCATTCAAGTGCCCAAAGTTCTCTTATGTACCCTTATTATAGAGGTACCAAAGACCAAAACATCCAGCTTGATGAAGACGATAAGTTAGGAATACAGAAATTATATG gatCAAAAATAACACCAGACACAAAAAATGCGCAagttacacaaaataaaacacatACGATGACTTCAAAGAAACATATCAAAGTTCAAGCTATCATCTATGATCAATTAACTGGAATTACTTATGTATTCAACGAAGATAAGTATTATAAGCTAAGCAAAAATTTAAACGAAACGCATGGACCTTTTGATGTttctaaattattaacaaagatCACTTACGTTAATGGAGGGTTCATGAATCgtgaaaaaaaattggttttttttcaGGGAACcaa ATATTATAtgtttgaaagttttacaaatacaaaacttaTTGACAATGGTTCCATATTTGACTTGtttaaagggattaaaaataatgttgaaaaaatcGACGGAGCATTTGTTGCAGGTGATGGAACTACTTATCTATTTACTGGTAATGATTACTACCAATATAGTtccaaacaaaaaacaattgaatCATTACCCAAGAAAATAGCTGAATACTGGAAGGTGCCTACAAATATTGACTCTGTTTTTGTTTGGGGTAATGGAGGGATCTacttttttaaag gTTTACAGTTTTATCGAGTTCATCAAAATGGTGGTTTACTGAAGGATTACCCGAAAAATATTGATGGCGCATGGTTGAAAGTTCTCATGAACGtttaa